One Lutra lutra chromosome 7, mLutLut1.2, whole genome shotgun sequence DNA window includes the following coding sequences:
- the SYNDIG1L gene encoding synapse differentiation-inducing gene protein 1-like isoform X4 codes for MLGPRAPRRRRDRPRRDSRLSEDGSAGAGSLPRSWPRTMESLSELQNPLLPQSPAPLHGPYPYREASPSWSCQEKLYSYLLGAAGSARPHQLLDPGSLQLAVEAWYRPSCLLGRDKVKEPRASSCETSFTENRELQAGPAERSTEADQEEEDITIQTVSYGVQEELQGQENNQEEEESDMTSTDSESEDNFVALPPRDHLGLTIFSMLCCFWPLGIAAFYFSQGTSKAISKGDFRLASTTSRRALFLATLSIAVGAGLYVAVVVALAAYMSQNGHG; via the exons CAGGCTCTCTGAAGACGGCTCCGCTGGCGCAGGCTCCCTTCCCCGGAGCTGGCCCAGAACCATGGAGAGTCTGAGCGAACTGCAGAATCCTCTGCTGCCTCAGAGCCCCGCCCCGCTCCATGGCCCCTACCCCTACCGCGAGGCTTCGCCCAGCTGGTCATGCCAAGAGAAGCTTTACTCCTACCTCCTGGGTGCTGCTGGCTCCGCTCGCCCCCACCAGCTCCTGGACCCGGGGTCCCTGCAGCTGGCCGTGGAGGCCTGGTACAGGCCCAGCTGCCTCCTGGGGAGGGACAAGGTCAAGGAACCCAGAGCAAGCAGCTGTGAGACCAGCTTCACAGAGAACAGGGAGCTCCAGGCTGGGCCCGCAGAGCGGTCCACAGAAGCGGACCAAGAGGAAGAGGATATCACCATCCAGACGGTGTCCTACGGGGTTCAGGAGGAGCTGCAGGGCCAGGAGAAcaaccaggaggaggaggag AGTGATATGACCTCGACGGACAGTGAAAGTGAAGACAACTTCGTGGCGCTGCCCCCCAGGGACCACCTGGGCCTTACTATCTTCTCCATGCTCTGCTGCTTCTGGCCCCTGGGCATTGCTGCCTTCTACTTCTCCCAGGGG ACCAGCAAGGCCATCTCCAAGGGAGACTTCCGCCTGGCCAGTACCACCTCCCGCAGGGCCCTCTTCCTGGCCACACTCTCCATCGCCGTGGGCGCCGGTCTCTATGTGGCCGTGGTGGTGGCGCTGGCGGCTTACATGTCCCAGAATGGCCATGGCTAG
- the SYNDIG1L gene encoding synapse differentiation-inducing gene protein 1-like isoform X1 — protein sequence MLGPRAPRRRRDRPRRDSRLSEDGSAGAGSLPRSWPRTMESLSELQNPLLPQSPAPLHGPYPYREASPSWSCQEKLYSYLLGAAGSARPHQLLDPGSLQLAVEAWYRPSCLLGRDKVKEPRASSCETSFTENRELQAGPAERSTEADQEEEDITIQTVSYGVQEELQGQENNQEEEESDMTSTDSESEDNFVALPPRDHLGLTIFSMLCCFWPLGIAAFYFSQGVRARGAQGICSSPFPPPEGLTKDGGGWGGLCAGGGWSPVGWGYVARGGDAPFTSASLSLDQQGHLQGRLPPGQYHLPQGPLPGHTLHRRGRRSLCGRGGGAGGLHVPEWPWLVARRAWHPDAPAPSEETMGLGVTDLQEHQGPSRQPATPACGGGLPGCNLQGSAVPSRPWPPGPRAKPRPPPASPGYVRKQERVGLPTKTSRQDLRLA from the exons CAGGCTCTCTGAAGACGGCTCCGCTGGCGCAGGCTCCCTTCCCCGGAGCTGGCCCAGAACCATGGAGAGTCTGAGCGAACTGCAGAATCCTCTGCTGCCTCAGAGCCCCGCCCCGCTCCATGGCCCCTACCCCTACCGCGAGGCTTCGCCCAGCTGGTCATGCCAAGAGAAGCTTTACTCCTACCTCCTGGGTGCTGCTGGCTCCGCTCGCCCCCACCAGCTCCTGGACCCGGGGTCCCTGCAGCTGGCCGTGGAGGCCTGGTACAGGCCCAGCTGCCTCCTGGGGAGGGACAAGGTCAAGGAACCCAGAGCAAGCAGCTGTGAGACCAGCTTCACAGAGAACAGGGAGCTCCAGGCTGGGCCCGCAGAGCGGTCCACAGAAGCGGACCAAGAGGAAGAGGATATCACCATCCAGACGGTGTCCTACGGGGTTCAGGAGGAGCTGCAGGGCCAGGAGAAcaaccaggaggaggaggag AGTGATATGACCTCGACGGACAGTGAAAGTGAAGACAACTTCGTGGCGCTGCCCCCCAGGGACCACCTGGGCCTTACTATCTTCTCCATGCTCTGCTGCTTCTGGCCCCTGGGCATTGCTGCCTTCTACTTCTCCCAGGGGGTAAGAGCAAGAGGGGCACAGGGCATCTgctccagccccttccctccaccgGAGGGCTTGACCAAAGatgggggaggatggggaggccTTTGTGCAGGAGGGGGTTGGAGCCCAGTGGGCTGGGGCTACGTTGCCCGAGGTGGGGATGCCCCTTTCACCAGCGCCTCTCTCTCCCTAGACCAGCAAGGCCATCTCCAAGGGAGACTTCCGCCTGGCCAGTACCACCTCCCGCAGGGCCCTCTTCCTGGCCACACTCTCCATCGCCGTGGGCGCCGGTCTCTATGTGGCCGTGGTGGTGGCGCTGGCGGCTTACATGTCCCAGAATGGCCATGGCTAGTGGCCAGGAGGGCCTGGCATCCTGACGCCCCGGCTCCGTCTGAAGAGACAATGGGACTTGGGGTCACAGACCTTCAGGAGCACCAGGGCCCCTCAAGACAACCCGCCACCCCAGCTTGTGGGGGAGGCCTCCCAGGCTGCAACCTGCAGGGCTCCGCTGTCCCTTCTCGTCCCTGGCCCCCCGGCCCCAGAGCAAAGCCAAGGCCACCACCCGCTAGCCCAGGCTATgtcaggaagcaggagagagtaGGGCTGCCCACCAAGACATCCAGGCAGGACCTACGTCTGGCTTGA
- the SYNDIG1L gene encoding synapse differentiation-inducing gene protein 1-like isoform X2 yields MLGPRAPRRRRDRPRRDRLSEDGSAGAGSLPRSWPRTMESLSELQNPLLPQSPAPLHGPYPYREASPSWSCQEKLYSYLLGAAGSARPHQLLDPGSLQLAVEAWYRPSCLLGRDKVKEPRASSCETSFTENRELQAGPAERSTEADQEEEDITIQTVSYGVQEELQGQENNQEEEESDMTSTDSESEDNFVALPPRDHLGLTIFSMLCCFWPLGIAAFYFSQGVRARGAQGICSSPFPPPEGLTKDGGGWGGLCAGGGWSPVGWGYVARGGDAPFTSASLSLDQQGHLQGRLPPGQYHLPQGPLPGHTLHRRGRRSLCGRGGGAGGLHVPEWPWLVARRAWHPDAPAPSEETMGLGVTDLQEHQGPSRQPATPACGGGLPGCNLQGSAVPSRPWPPGPRAKPRPPPASPGYVRKQERVGLPTKTSRQDLRLA; encoded by the exons GCTCTCTGAAGACGGCTCCGCTGGCGCAGGCTCCCTTCCCCGGAGCTGGCCCAGAACCATGGAGAGTCTGAGCGAACTGCAGAATCCTCTGCTGCCTCAGAGCCCCGCCCCGCTCCATGGCCCCTACCCCTACCGCGAGGCTTCGCCCAGCTGGTCATGCCAAGAGAAGCTTTACTCCTACCTCCTGGGTGCTGCTGGCTCCGCTCGCCCCCACCAGCTCCTGGACCCGGGGTCCCTGCAGCTGGCCGTGGAGGCCTGGTACAGGCCCAGCTGCCTCCTGGGGAGGGACAAGGTCAAGGAACCCAGAGCAAGCAGCTGTGAGACCAGCTTCACAGAGAACAGGGAGCTCCAGGCTGGGCCCGCAGAGCGGTCCACAGAAGCGGACCAAGAGGAAGAGGATATCACCATCCAGACGGTGTCCTACGGGGTTCAGGAGGAGCTGCAGGGCCAGGAGAAcaaccaggaggaggaggag AGTGATATGACCTCGACGGACAGTGAAAGTGAAGACAACTTCGTGGCGCTGCCCCCCAGGGACCACCTGGGCCTTACTATCTTCTCCATGCTCTGCTGCTTCTGGCCCCTGGGCATTGCTGCCTTCTACTTCTCCCAGGGGGTAAGAGCAAGAGGGGCACAGGGCATCTgctccagccccttccctccaccgGAGGGCTTGACCAAAGatgggggaggatggggaggccTTTGTGCAGGAGGGGGTTGGAGCCCAGTGGGCTGGGGCTACGTTGCCCGAGGTGGGGATGCCCCTTTCACCAGCGCCTCTCTCTCCCTAGACCAGCAAGGCCATCTCCAAGGGAGACTTCCGCCTGGCCAGTACCACCTCCCGCAGGGCCCTCTTCCTGGCCACACTCTCCATCGCCGTGGGCGCCGGTCTCTATGTGGCCGTGGTGGTGGCGCTGGCGGCTTACATGTCCCAGAATGGCCATGGCTAGTGGCCAGGAGGGCCTGGCATCCTGACGCCCCGGCTCCGTCTGAAGAGACAATGGGACTTGGGGTCACAGACCTTCAGGAGCACCAGGGCCCCTCAAGACAACCCGCCACCCCAGCTTGTGGGGGAGGCCTCCCAGGCTGCAACCTGCAGGGCTCCGCTGTCCCTTCTCGTCCCTGGCCCCCCGGCCCCAGAGCAAAGCCAAGGCCACCACCCGCTAGCCCAGGCTATgtcaggaagcaggagagagtaGGGCTGCCCACCAAGACATCCAGGCAGGACCTACGTCTGGCTTGA
- the SYNDIG1L gene encoding synapse differentiation-inducing gene protein 1-like isoform X3, whose translation MESLSELQNPLLPQSPAPLHGPYPYREASPSWSCQEKLYSYLLGAAGSARPHQLLDPGSLQLAVEAWYRPSCLLGRDKVKEPRASSCETSFTENRELQAGPAERSTEADQEEEDITIQTVSYGVQEELQGQENNQEEEESDMTSTDSESEDNFVALPPRDHLGLTIFSMLCCFWPLGIAAFYFSQGVRARGAQGICSSPFPPPEGLTKDGGGWGGLCAGGGWSPVGWGYVARGGDAPFTSASLSLDQQGHLQGRLPPGQYHLPQGPLPGHTLHRRGRRSLCGRGGGAGGLHVPEWPWLVARRAWHPDAPAPSEETMGLGVTDLQEHQGPSRQPATPACGGGLPGCNLQGSAVPSRPWPPGPRAKPRPPPASPGYVRKQERVGLPTKTSRQDLRLA comes from the exons ATGGAGAGTCTGAGCGAACTGCAGAATCCTCTGCTGCCTCAGAGCCCCGCCCCGCTCCATGGCCCCTACCCCTACCGCGAGGCTTCGCCCAGCTGGTCATGCCAAGAGAAGCTTTACTCCTACCTCCTGGGTGCTGCTGGCTCCGCTCGCCCCCACCAGCTCCTGGACCCGGGGTCCCTGCAGCTGGCCGTGGAGGCCTGGTACAGGCCCAGCTGCCTCCTGGGGAGGGACAAGGTCAAGGAACCCAGAGCAAGCAGCTGTGAGACCAGCTTCACAGAGAACAGGGAGCTCCAGGCTGGGCCCGCAGAGCGGTCCACAGAAGCGGACCAAGAGGAAGAGGATATCACCATCCAGACGGTGTCCTACGGGGTTCAGGAGGAGCTGCAGGGCCAGGAGAAcaaccaggaggaggaggag AGTGATATGACCTCGACGGACAGTGAAAGTGAAGACAACTTCGTGGCGCTGCCCCCCAGGGACCACCTGGGCCTTACTATCTTCTCCATGCTCTGCTGCTTCTGGCCCCTGGGCATTGCTGCCTTCTACTTCTCCCAGGGGGTAAGAGCAAGAGGGGCACAGGGCATCTgctccagccccttccctccaccgGAGGGCTTGACCAAAGatgggggaggatggggaggccTTTGTGCAGGAGGGGGTTGGAGCCCAGTGGGCTGGGGCTACGTTGCCCGAGGTGGGGATGCCCCTTTCACCAGCGCCTCTCTCTCCCTAGACCAGCAAGGCCATCTCCAAGGGAGACTTCCGCCTGGCCAGTACCACCTCCCGCAGGGCCCTCTTCCTGGCCACACTCTCCATCGCCGTGGGCGCCGGTCTCTATGTGGCCGTGGTGGTGGCGCTGGCGGCTTACATGTCCCAGAATGGCCATGGCTAGTGGCCAGGAGGGCCTGGCATCCTGACGCCCCGGCTCCGTCTGAAGAGACAATGGGACTTGGGGTCACAGACCTTCAGGAGCACCAGGGCCCCTCAAGACAACCCGCCACCCCAGCTTGTGGGGGAGGCCTCCCAGGCTGCAACCTGCAGGGCTCCGCTGTCCCTTCTCGTCCCTGGCCCCCCGGCCCCAGAGCAAAGCCAAGGCCACCACCCGCTAGCCCAGGCTATgtcaggaagcaggagagagtaGGGCTGCCCACCAAGACATCCAGGCAGGACCTACGTCTGGCTTGA